One genomic region from Evansella sp. LMS18 encodes:
- a CDS encoding VanZ family protein, giving the protein MDKFKFLFLNLLPFLVVASVIFIASSQSSDEQDISPILDRVSDETSLRESIDLGRGILESLVARGILFTESNPLLAAGLIVVFLVMITAIFYKFTDSGKPAKKRIRSSVAFTVFLGFSGLLLLALLKSEAVILILRNYISFDHLRAVLQYIDFTYAGTRVNVDLWGVEGLLQFFIRKSAHFILFALLAFFLFLTLFRLSRRKIITFILTMIFVVAYAALDEYRQSFIPSRSALVEDVILDSAGGLFGATIAFLKVSIFNRGGRGKKPKGRSNRGSSNPNTRVGRRKKR; this is encoded by the coding sequence ATGGATAAATTCAAATTTTTATTTTTAAATTTACTGCCATTTTTAGTAGTTGCCTCAGTGATTTTTATTGCCTCCTCACAGTCATCAGACGAACAGGATATCAGCCCGATCCTTGATCGGGTATCTGATGAAACAAGCCTGAGGGAAAGTATAGATTTGGGCAGAGGTATACTTGAATCCTTAGTAGCAAGAGGGATATTGTTTACGGAAAGCAACCCGCTGCTCGCAGCAGGATTAATAGTGGTCTTTCTAGTTATGATTACGGCTATTTTTTATAAATTTACTGATTCAGGAAAGCCTGCAAAAAAACGAATAAGAAGTTCTGTAGCTTTTACTGTCTTTTTAGGATTTTCTGGTCTGCTTCTCCTGGCCTTACTTAAAAGTGAAGCAGTAATCCTGATATTAAGAAACTATATCTCGTTTGACCATCTGCGAGCCGTTCTTCAGTATATCGATTTTACATACGCGGGAACACGTGTAAATGTAGATTTATGGGGTGTAGAAGGTTTACTGCAGTTCTTCATCAGAAAGTCTGCACATTTTATATTGTTTGCCCTGCTTGCTTTCTTCCTGTTCCTTACACTGTTCAGGCTGAGCAGAAGGAAAATTATAACGTTTATTTTGACAATGATATTTGTCGTTGCATATGCTGCCCTGGATGAATATCGCCAGTCGTTTATCCCTTCCAGGTCGGCGCTTGTGGAGGATGTGATACTGGATAGCGCAGGAGGATTGTTTGGAGCCACGATAGCTTTTCTCAAGGTTTCCATTTTTAACAGGGGAGGCCGGGGGAAGAAGCCTAAGGGCCGATCTAATCGTGGATCAAGTAACCCAAATACGAGAGTGGGCAGACGAAAAAAGAGATAA
- a CDS encoding M14 family metallopeptidase, which produces MGKRREWLQRLTVIAVIVALFGSMLYAGLGERTAAEPEPGEPIVEEELLHAQLEVPDAEAAMKIMEMGIEFDHGIHEHDGVYEVEAMVTPSEIEKLESYGIEVHDVLMTQQLWTERVEEMNATVQQNASIQSASTDKVQILRADHYTNQAATFLYVEAKSSAGAAASTSLRATWMEDGEERSATLSRRSDYGEYLYHWFELTVDEVPETVTVTSNQGGSATAEVTEWLGGEKKGNPKEHYVTDFIDSYMTPTMINERIDQLAAEFPDLVEVIEMPHKTNGYRRHAMATMGGFTNTAVVVHSKAWGHEGGNGIEVEFVNPGAPSSPLTVTTEDNKVTVSLATNASGSLTSTARQVANAINSEADDLVSANTYRNNTGAGIAQVWSSTLTDGLSGPEYVSREPQTVKALRIGKTRDGSKPGVLGYAQEHAREWVTPLVVVETAERLLRNYAHDGDTKRLVNNLDIFLIPMVNPDGSNYSFYDFNMQRRNMTNYCGPTQNNDFGARNAWGVDLNRNHSVGSIHDGFVGASLSCTSDTFAGPEINSEPEAKNIVWLADTYDNLKFGMNIHSHGGYFMWSPGAYDTNRETLPRPTAGEEAFYWGASEHILKRIQEHRGTVIRPTRTGPIPDVLYSAAGNSADYLWYEKGIYTWNFEVGAQLWNGRQWVSVGFQPAYDEGHEEAMEFANGLIGLLEVAYQHSKDKQPPKSNAVPGKGTFSNPVEVEFELSEPATIYYTLDGSRPNFESAKIQLSGTREPAEKLLIEETTTINWFAIDPAGNVEKNYNPLGKGNNFNSATIRINK; this is translated from the coding sequence ATGGGGAAGAGGAGAGAATGGCTTCAAAGATTAACAGTAATCGCAGTAATTGTCGCTCTGTTTGGTTCTATGCTTTATGCTGGTTTAGGGGAGAGGACTGCTGCAGAACCGGAACCTGGTGAACCGATCGTGGAAGAGGAGCTGCTCCACGCTCAACTGGAAGTGCCTGACGCGGAAGCAGCAATGAAAATCATGGAAATGGGTATTGAATTCGACCACGGTATCCATGAGCATGACGGAGTTTATGAAGTGGAAGCAATGGTGACTCCGTCAGAAATTGAAAAACTGGAAAGTTACGGTATTGAGGTACACGACGTGCTGATGACACAGCAGCTGTGGACGGAACGTGTGGAGGAAATGAATGCTACTGTTCAGCAAAACGCAAGCATCCAGTCAGCATCTACTGACAAGGTGCAGATTCTCCGCGCAGACCATTACACGAATCAGGCTGCAACATTCCTCTATGTGGAAGCGAAGTCCAGTGCAGGAGCTGCAGCGAGCACATCACTGAGGGCTACGTGGATGGAAGATGGGGAAGAAAGATCTGCAACGTTATCCCGCAGGTCCGATTACGGAGAATACTTATACCACTGGTTCGAGCTTACTGTGGACGAGGTTCCTGAAACAGTAACTGTGACAAGCAACCAGGGTGGATCGGCGACAGCCGAAGTTACGGAATGGCTTGGCGGGGAAAAGAAAGGCAACCCTAAGGAGCATTATGTAACTGACTTCATAGATTCCTATATGACACCAACGATGATCAATGAGCGTATTGACCAGCTGGCAGCGGAATTCCCTGATCTCGTGGAGGTTATTGAAATGCCGCATAAGACGAACGGTTACCGACGTCACGCAATGGCAACAATGGGAGGATTCACGAATACTGCCGTTGTTGTTCACTCGAAAGCATGGGGACATGAAGGTGGTAACGGCATCGAAGTGGAATTTGTAAACCCAGGAGCACCAAGCTCACCGCTTACAGTAACAACTGAGGACAATAAAGTAACAGTCAGTCTTGCAACGAATGCTTCCGGAAGCCTGACAAGTACTGCAAGACAAGTAGCCAATGCAATTAACAGCGAGGCGGACGACCTTGTTTCTGCAAATACTTACAGAAACAATACAGGAGCAGGAATTGCCCAAGTATGGTCATCTACTCTTACTGATGGTCTGAGCGGGCCTGAATACGTATCCCGTGAGCCTCAAACTGTAAAAGCGCTTCGAATCGGTAAAACCCGCGATGGATCTAAACCTGGGGTGCTTGGTTATGCGCAGGAGCACGCACGTGAGTGGGTAACTCCCCTTGTTGTAGTGGAAACTGCTGAGCGATTGCTTAGAAACTATGCACATGACGGGGACACTAAGCGTCTCGTTAACAATCTCGATATTTTCCTGATCCCGATGGTGAACCCGGATGGCTCTAATTACAGTTTTTATGATTTCAACATGCAGCGCAGAAACATGACTAATTACTGCGGACCTACTCAGAATAATGACTTTGGTGCGAGGAACGCATGGGGTGTTGACTTGAACCGTAACCACTCCGTAGGAAGCATTCATGATGGTTTTGTAGGAGCTTCCTTAAGCTGTACGAGCGACACATTTGCAGGACCGGAAATCAACTCTGAGCCTGAGGCGAAAAATATTGTTTGGCTCGCAGACACGTATGATAACCTGAAGTTTGGTATGAACATCCACAGCCATGGCGGATACTTCATGTGGTCCCCTGGCGCATATGACACTAACCGTGAGACATTACCACGTCCTACAGCAGGAGAAGAAGCATTCTACTGGGGCGCCTCTGAACATATCTTAAAGAGAATTCAGGAGCACCGTGGCACTGTCATCCGTCCTACACGTACTGGTCCTATCCCTGATGTACTTTACTCTGCTGCAGGTAACTCTGCCGACTACCTGTGGTATGAAAAAGGCATCTACACTTGGAACTTCGAAGTAGGAGCCCAGCTCTGGAACGGAAGACAGTGGGTATCTGTCGGCTTCCAGCCAGCTTATGATGAAGGCCACGAGGAAGCAATGGAGTTCGCTAACGGTCTGATTGGTCTACTGGAAGTTGCTTACCAGCATTCAAAGGATAAGCAGCCGCCGAAGTCTAACGCAGTACCTGGTAAAGGAACTTTCTCAAATCCAGTAGAAGTCGAATTCGAACTAAGTGAGCCGGCAACTATCTACTATACGCTTGATGGCAGCCGTCCGAACTTTGAATCTGCGAAAATCCAGCTTTCCGGAACACGTGAACCAGCGGAAAAACTTTTAATAGAAGAAACGACTACGATTAACTGGTTTGCAATTGATCCGGCAGGAAACGTCGAAAAGAACTATAACCCTCTAGGAAAAGGGAATAACTTTAATTCTGCAACAATCAGAATTAATAAGTAA